The region GCCACCAAAACCTTTCACAGCCTTCGTCCCACCGTCCCCCTCCCACCCGTTTCCCTTCCCCTCTCCTTCACATCCTACCTCGTTTCCCTCCTCCCTGATCGTTTCCCTTCCCATCCCGCCTTCATAAACGCTTCTACCGGCCTTTCCCTCTCGTATCCCGATCTCGTTTCCCAGATCCACTCTCTTGCTTCCTCTCTACACTCCCATCTCGGCATCTCCAAAGGCCACGTGGCATTCATCCTCTCCACATCTTGCCTCGAGATCCCCATCCTCtacctctctctcctctctctcggCGCTATTGTCACTCCGGCCAACCCCGCCACCACGCCATCGGAGCTCTCCCGCCTGATCGACCTCGCCGGCCCCACCCACTTCTTcgccacgtcatcatcctcctccATGCTCCCCCACCACGTCACCCCCGTCCTCATCGACTCCCCCCTCTTCCGATCCTTCCTCGAATCCGGCTCCGGGTCCCAATTATCCGATCCGATCGAGATCCGGCAATCAGATCCGGCGGCGATACTCTTCTCATCGGGAACCACCGGGAGATTAAAAGCCGCAGCGATTCCGCATCGTGAATTCATCGCCAATACGGCGGAGTTCCATGCCCTCCGTTCATCGGAGACGGAGACGATGCTCCTAACGGCGCCTATGTTTCACTCGATGGGGTTCTTGATGGCGTTGAAAGGGGTGGCGCTTGTGGAGACGACGGTGTTGATGGGGAGTGCGCCGGTGGAGAAGATGTTAGAGATAGCGGCGAAGTATAAGGTGACCAGGATATCAGCGGCGCCGACCATCGTTGTAGCCCTAACGCAGTCGGAGGATACGGTGAAGTTCGACCTATCGGCGCTCCGGCAGGTTTGCTGCGGCGGAGCGCCGCTCGTCTGTGACGCCGCAGAGAGATTTCAGGCGCTCTTCCCTTCCGTCGAGATAGCTCAggtatctcaattttttttttttccatttcttctactactgctactactactaataataataataataataataataataataataataagggtaaATGACTCAAATGGTCACTAAACTATGCGTCAATTTCTATTTGAGACactggattaaaaaaaattctatttgggtCACTTAACTTAATAAAtcattccaatcaagtcactaTCACCGGTGTTAACATAAGGTTGACTTGGCTTGCCACCTCACCATTGGCCTCGCCTTGTCAGCAACACCAGCGCACTGTTCCTCTCTCACCATTCCCCTCTTATATCCAAATAACTCCTTTATCTCCTTCTaaactcctctctttctcttcttctttatcttctccatctccttcttcatcttttcaaccTTCATCTCCCTCATTTTCCTCCTTTTCCTCCTCCTccattatcatcatcttctgctTCCTTTCTTTCTCACTACTACCCAGCTCATCTCCACTAATGAGCACCTCCCTTATCCCCATCTGCCCAATAAACAACACTTGAGCTACAAACCTCATTAgcaatttaaattcaaaaaacaagctccttcaaattgtgaagcaaaaacaagaagatcATTGAATCAATTGCGGGTTAATACCAAAAAAGAGAGGATCAATGCATGCATCAAATCGCCTTCAAATTCTATGTGCCGCCATTGATGTGCATGCAAATAATCATGCATTCATGGGCTTGAGTCCATGATAGCCATACAGTTCACTGAAGTCTCCATTGAAGATCTTTTAACCCATGACATAGAGTGCATTAAGAGAATATATGCTTATTTCATTGCAAGCAGTGAGATTGAATCAAATGCCAATGAGGTTTGTAGCTCAAATGTTGCTTATTGGGTAGATGAATATAAGGGAGATGCTCATTAATGGAGATGAGCTAAGTAGAAGTcagaaggagaggaagaagaagatgataatggaggaagaagaggacaaggagatgaaggttgaaaagatgaagaaagagatggagaagagaaagaagaagagaaagagaggagtttAGAAGGAGATGAAAGAGTTGTTTGGATGTAAGAGGGGAATGGTGAGAGATGAACAGTGCACGGGTGTTGCTGACGAGGTGAGGCCAATTGTAAGGTGGCAAGCCAACTCAGTCTTCCGTTAACACCGTTTGTGAtagtgacttgattggaatgatttatttagttaagttatccaaatagaattttttttagtttagtgaccCAAATAGGAATTGGGCAATACTTTAGTGACCAACTAGGTAATTtaccctaataataataataagtttgtTACGAAATTTtgtaacaaatttaataattatgatttatccatttaaaaaaaaaaataaaaaaaattgtaaaaaaaatgtaatgaaaaaattatatttaagtttgCTTTTTGGCACTAAAAATTGAAGATATTAAGTCTTGCAACTTTTATTAAAGgaaaagttaataataaaaaaacctttCAAACTAAACACAGTACTTAGGTCCAAATTTTACTGAAcccttttttaaataaaataaatgaacaatagtttatgcaaacaaaaaaaatttatattaaaaaacaatagaaaggCAATACAGATTTAATacattatttctatttttatatcatctagatctaaataataatagttaatgGTCCATATACTCTAGAGTAGGCTACTTTACGTTTCAAATTAGGCAAATTTGTGTTATGGACGATGGACTTTGTcagtttttctgtttttctctttttttcttttcatctataTTTGCTTTTTCCTTAAGAATGCTTCACCTCTAGTGAGAGACTCTGTATTCGGTCAATGGTTTCAACTTTTGTTTTCTCATTtgactcttttttattttcaataaagtaGTGACTTATccacttttatataaaaaaagtaatgtATAATAGTTAATGGTCCATATAGGTCAGCCAGCTCCGACAAGTGAACCAAATGACCTCACCCACGCCAATCTGATTTGAGCTCACACAATCAGGGGCGCATCATTCAGAGTTTAGATGATGCTTCCCCTTCTCTCATTTCTTGTTctagttgttttttatttcttttcttttgcggTGCTTCACTTCTGGTGACTTACATTTTTTCTTCAGTTTCTTGTTGTGTTAttgtgttttattgtttttggttgattttgaagaattagtgatttatttaatttttttaaataattttattgaactATTTAGTGAAATGATTAATATAGTTTATCATTgtcaattaaaataaactagTGTTTGGATTGAGTCATGCATCCATTATCTTGGATTGAGTCATCCATTAGAAAATATAAGAGGGAATGACATGAAATGACTTTTTCAAGGTTtagatttaattataaaaattattagtttaaataattaattatagtaattaaaataaataatgatatttaaaatattttataaatacaaatatttatcattaaatataatttattattttatacataaatataatttactttgcattaaaaatatattttatttttcatttcggCTAAAGTATTGTTATGTTGTATTACAATCCTCATTATTTCATTCATATTTTCATTTCCATTCTTATTCTACCCagtcaaataaaaaccaaaatagttGTAATTTTGTGACTTTATGATAGGGTTATGGTGCCACAGAAGCTGGACTAGTATCTAGGATGATTGGGCCGGAGGAATGCAAACATTGGAGATCAGTTGGTCGTCTAAATGCGAACATGGAGGCTAAGATAGTGGACCATGTTACTGGTCACCCCTTGTCACTCGGCCAACATGGCGAGTTATGGGTTCGAGGACCAACAATCATGTTAGGTATATATAAcgcatatatacatgcatacacacacacataaaattAACACATATACAGGTAACATCGTTTCTTAATATTAtggaaatatatttaattagtattttaatgtATTACAATAATTTATGTTTACGTAATTAGAGTTTACATACATAATCATTattagataaaataatttttgagtttcctattattattgtttgtaaATTTTATCTTGACTTTGTatttgttagatttttatattttttagataCAGATGCACTCTATATGAGCTTTTATATGAAGCTAGGGGTTTTTACAccaaaagtctcaagacttagtggctcaacctctatacctatatataaacccattacaattctattacacaaccgatgtagacttatatttccaacacctccctcaagttcaatctgCGGTCGAACTTGCACGGACTGTACTCCACAGTGTCATTTACTGGGGACTtagtacactacttgtgtctcggAGGGCTCTATTTTAACTCGACTTGTGTTCCTTCCGGAACCTCGGAGTCTTTTTACTGGGTCCCACTATAACTCTGTCTTTTTTTATCGAATCAATTTTTTTCCCtgaagctctgataccatgttagattttatatttttggtgcAGATAGGGGCTCTATATGAGCTTTTATATAGAGCTTAGGGTCTTACACGAAAAAGTCTCAGGActttagtggctcaacctctatactctatatataaacccattactaattctattacacaaccgatgcagtactatatttccaacgaTGATTATCATCGGTTTGATAGCATAGAAAAGGTTATAAACCAATGacctttgggtcaattggtattGGATCACTTGCGTATGACGTTCGTTTCGGGGAGGACCTGAGATCGAACCTCATGTCCTATCCCTGGGTTTTggtgcttgtcgcctttctccaaaaattataatgattgaGTTTGTTTGATATATTGTTTTACTTCTcaacatatttaaattttttttaattactttaacgaatatgagatatatatagcAGTGGTTATCACCCTAGTGATAACTGAACAGTTAACACTCTTTAAGTCCATCTAAGAGgttgtaataataaaaatatatttattagtgGTGACTCATCCCCATTATCATATACATAGTACTAGCTTATTATTGAGTAAAAaaccttaataaataaataatatactaTATATTCATACAAGAAGGTGCACGTAGttttattgtatgttttaaaGCTTCAAGCTTGCCAAACTGGCATAGTAATTAAAAATGTTACAAATTGTTTGTTAAATAGGTTACATTGGTGATCCTGAGGCGAATGCCGTCACTTTTGACTCAGAAGGGTGGTTAAAAACCGGTGATCTATGTTACTTTGATGAAGATGGCTTCCTCTATATTGTTGATAGACTGAAAGAGATGATTAAATACAAGGCTtatcaggtatatatatatatacatacatacatacaataGGTGCATTAGTGCATATTCATGCATGTATGtgtttaattaaatcattaaccAAGATTTTTGATGTTGTTAACTACTCCAGGTTGCACCGGCAGAACTGGAACAAGTTCTTCATTCTTTACCAGATGTTGTTGAGGCTGCAGTTGTTCCATGTCCTGATGAAATTGCTGGACAAATACCAATGGCATTTGTGGTAAGAAAACCTGGAAGCAAGCTCAGTGGAGAAGATGTTATCAAATTTACTGCACAATTGGTATgcttggcattaatttgttctcagaactatatatatatatatatatatatatatatttatatatttatgtagattagttaaataattaaaaatgtttatgaAGCATTGAAAATGGCATCAAGGTATACTTAGTTGCTAATTATAGATTaacaaatttgaagaaaaatcgGAGATGATTATTATGAAGATTTGATTGGTGATGCAGGTGGCACCATATAAGAAGATAAGAAGAGTGGCATTTATAAATTCCATACCAAAAACACCGTCAGGGAAAATTATGAGAAGAGATCTTGCCAATCGTTTTTTCTCCAGTTCTACATCAAAGTTATGATCTTTGAGcttcttttaaataataaataaataaataaataaataaatattcagaCTTTGGCTGCAAgtcttatttttatgtaatttgaGATTGCTCATATATggatttttcccaaaaaaaaaaaaaaaagacacttttgaatttcaaaagttATTCATTATCAAGTTATTTCTGcacattttattttacatagaaaaatgatatatatatatatataaaagagagaaatgtgaatTAAACACTGACTAATTTGAAGAAgagccaatttttttttagaaaagtaaTTATAGTttccaattttgtttttctaaaatatttaaaaagttattattttttaataaatcaggtTGTAATGAGAATTTCTTATGTAGCCAAAGCCATATGGTTTAAGTGGTTAGTgcactaaaataaatttttcatgtgaCGTGCGGGGTGGTGAGGATTAGAATCCTCATTATTGGAAGAATTAATTCATGGCTGATGTCGCAACATcacccatttaaaaaaaaaatcctactgCAAATATTACATTACCTCTTCAAATAAtacacaataaaaattataaaattttaatttattttacacCAAGATCACATTTTTATTCTTAACATGACACTTGTGATGCTTTGATAGTTTAAACTATGAAAGCATCACAAGTGTCATGTGATGATAGCTCGATTATGTGTTTGTCTTCTAGGAATTATGTGTCAATTTCTATGTTTGAAGAGAAGCAAAGGCTACCAATAGTGCACAGAGATTCACATACATGACAAaagttttaaaaagttatagtGCTTGAAGAACTCCCTCCAGTTGTTAAACCTTGTATatgaatgtttttatttttaaacttatgaaacttaagctatatatatatatatatatatatatacttgcaaAAGTATTTATCATCATTATAgatgatagctctttctctttgccAAGTTAATTATACATCgaacttattttttataatataagttGAGATGATTGGTTtgtctaaaaaatatatatatatcatcctAAAATGCTTCTCTAGGTTTATGACTAGCTCCACAAAGACCGGAGTTATATCTCAAATGAAAAGGCTGAAAAATTAAGTGTCAGCACCGGGCATTGgcagtgtatatatatgtgtatatttatattaaaatcacTAAATTATTCAATATGAGTTTAATTTGTTATCAGGTTAAGTTGGTGATTCCGAGGCCAATATTGTAATCTCTGACTGATCTGAAAGATAGTTAAAGACCagtgatatgtatatatatatatatatatatgttactttGATGAAGATGAGTTCCTTTATATTGGTAATAAGCTGAAAGAGCCAAGTGTGCATTAATTATAacgcacacatatatatacatatatcgaTTAAGATATGTGGCTTGacatgaatatatttatatgatttcattgttataATTAGTAAATTGCACAAATAGAGTAAaaagttttcttctctttgctaTTGAGATACTTTATTTCACTTGCTAAAATTCATATCAATTTAGTAATAatgccatatatatacatatgctgAGTTAAGAAAAAGatcattaaatttgaataaaacaaaattaaggtGGTTGTTCAATCTCTTTCAATTTCTGAATGTTTTTTCTGtacttaagaaaaaaaaaatttgcccTCTTATAGggagatataatgattttgTAATATAGAATAATTGATAGCATAGAGAGGAAAGTGACAATTCACCTATAGTCCtcaaaagaaatttatttttgaagttttaatttttcaaataaaaaaaaaaaatatttacttgcCCTTGCTTTTTTTTGGAAGGGGCTGTTGCTTTGTCACTTGTGGTGCTGAAGTAGGCAACTCGagttattcttaaaaaaatagagttttttattattatttttaaatgacacTAATATTCTATCAGGAACAGTATatggaatataaaaaaaaaattggaataaaagtatttaagaacttttaattaatttatcttaaaaGTAAACGGATGATTTACcaataatcaaatatttttctcttgAGATCACTCAACCAATGATTAAATTACTGCTAATTGCATGATCCACAAACAATCAAATATTCTTTTTCCATGAGATCATTCAACCGATGATTTAATTCTCCTATTTGTTCATCTCTTCTTTGTCTATATATGAACtgtataattattttgatttttaaatattcaaaaacacacttatatctataaaataaaaataacactctattaaacattaaatcaaTTTGATGACAAATGGTCACTAACCATATATATATCTCGATACATCATGGAAGGCAAGagtaagagaagaaaaaaagaagagagagacaTACAAGAATAAAGAGATACAATGGACAATAGTAAATCTAAACAGTGGTTGATCTTGTATTGGATTTAAAAACGGGTAACCGTtggatttataaaaattttataaaatatgtaaatcaACTCCAATAACTGTGATTGACTAAGTTATTGTTATAATGTTGATGTTTGCTTAAAGTGCATCCCCTTTTGTACTGTGCTTTATCATTACTGTTCACCAAAATAAATGATTTGAAGTAGTTGATATttgcacatacatatatatgtcaaaGAAGACAAGtaggagagaaaaaaatataaaatcagaAAGACAAATATAAGAGTGAAGAGAGAGCATTAGCagcaataaatttatatatatatatataataaatttttatatatatatatatatatatatatatatatataaaagaactGACAATCCCATTTAAAATCACATGAGAAGTAACTTGaggagtaatttttttttttttaatgcatgtgatttattcattttaaaaaaataaaataaaatcacatgaGGACATCTAATCCTTTGGAATAGTCAACTAATTTTATACACTCTCCCAAATTAGCATATCATCATCTAGTCCCtcgtatttaaaaaaaaaattaatatttttttttcatgaaattactttttattattatttatttatttatttcacacGGTACTCCTATCTCCCCTCGCCACTACGGTCTGCCTTATCTATGATTACCTCAGACAAATTCGAGGGGAATCACGAGGAactaataaagataaaaataacaaattcaacAAACTAAGCATAAATAGAAATTTCTTGTTCATGGAACTTTGCGGGGACAGGGTTGAaaacaatgttttaaaaatcagATAAGACTGGCCGGTTTAATCAGTTCAACCGAGAATCAGCTGATAAACGGGTCCGATTAGTCACACTAAACAACAAGTAACCGGATCGGTATGTTCAACTAGTTCAACCGATGAACTGATTGGACTGGTTTAGatagttgatttatttatttttaatttttaaagttaaaccCGGTCCCAAAATCAAAAAGTAAGATATtatatacttgtattttatttcatttctcattttatattgtttgttgttgttgttattgttgttgttgttgtatacttatattttatttaattctttatttttgaatatttgttgtatGGTTGTATCCTGGTATATTTGtactttgaaaaattcaattttatgtaGAGTTGAcatttgcaatatgtaattttgttggtttttttttaattttttcttattttttaaattaattatttacttatttttttaaatttttttaatttaaaaaatttatttatttgaaaaacattaaatcGGGTTGAATTGGCATGTACAACCGGTTGGACCATAAACCGGTTGCCTAATCGGGTTGGCAACCGGTCCAGTTTTTAAAACATTGGTTTAAAACTTACCAAAGACCTTTGAGTCCATTTTTTCTTATACATAATGTCAAAATCACTAAACTACAACATAtatggggtaaattttttttgaatttgaatcaaaatgattatctagttttaattttgttatactAAGTGGTTTATTGGAAGATTttgctcaatttttttaatgatgtacATATCGAAAATTCTCGGTCATCATATATATGCCTCGTTATCTAACAATTTTATCTCATCTGCTGATAGAATTTTTGATatcacattataaaaaataagctGGATATGTTGGATaatcttaaaataaaacaacaatattGAAGTTAGgcaattattttgattcaaattaaagtttagaCCTCAAAATAACATAGAGGTATAATTTGATGCCCTATCAAAAAGTTTACCCATCATATATggttctacttttttttttttttaaatttttaattcattgctTTTCTGATTTAAGAACTAATCATTGCATTCGAACCAAAcatagttaaataattaaaaaaatactactaAAATTCTCCACTTATTCCTTGCTGTACTAatttctagttttttattttgaaattttcttttaattattttatagtgTTTCCTTGTGTGTGCATGCTGTTAACGCAAGTGATATAAAAGAAAGAGCAACAGCAGTGTCGACCCACCAACTCCATTCCATCTGGTCTATCTGCCTCGAGTCTCGCGCTCCATCCGATGGCCCATCCTCCACCGTCCATCAACCCCCGCTCCGGCTATTCCCCGGCCACCAAAACCTTTCACAGTCTTCGTCCCCCCGTCCCCCTCCCACCCGTTTCCCAACCCCTTTCCTTCACCTCTTACGCCGTTTCCCTTCTCCCAAATCCGTTTCCCTCTTACCCCGCCCTTATCGACGGCTCCACCGGCGTTTCCCTCTCGTATCCCGATCTCGTTTCCCAGATCCACTCTCTTGCTTCCACTCTCCACTCCCATCTCGGCATCTCCAAAGGCCACGTGGCATTCATCCTCTCCCCATCCTGCCTCGAGATCCCCATCCTCTACCTCTCTCTCCTCTCCCTCGGCGCTATCATCACTCCGGCCAACCCCGCCGGCACGCCATCGGAGCTCTCCCGCCTGATCGACCTCGCCGGCCCCACCCATTTCTTCACCACGTCATCATATTCCTCCAAGCTCCCCCTCCACGTCACCCCCATCCTCATCGACTCCCCCCTCTTCCGATCCTTCCTCGAATCCGGCTCCGGCTCCCATTTATCCGATCCGATCAAGATCCGGCAATCGGATACGGCGGCGATACTCTTCTCGTCTGGGACGACGGGGAGAGTAAAAGCCGCGGCGTTGCCGCACCGGGAATTCATCGCGATGACGGAGGAGTTCCGGGTGCTCGGTCCGTCGGAGAGGGAGACGACGCTCGTAACGGCGCCAATGTTCCACTCGATGGGTTTCTTTTTGGTGCTGAAATCCATGGCGTTGGGGGAGACGACGGTGTTCCCGGGGAACGGTGGTCCGCTGTTGCCGACGATAGCGGCGGTGGCGGCGAAGTATAGGGTGACCCAGTTGTCGACGGCTCCCACCCTCGTAGTGGCGTTAACGCAGTTGGAGGATACGATGAGGTTCGAACTCTCCACGCTCCGCCGGGTTTATTGCGGCGGCGCGCCACTCTCGCAGGAGGCCGCGGAGA is a window of Dioscorea cayenensis subsp. rotundata cultivar TDr96_F1 chromosome 5, TDr96_F1_v2_PseudoChromosome.rev07_lg8_w22 25.fasta, whole genome shotgun sequence DNA encoding:
- the LOC120261434 gene encoding 4-coumarate--CoA ligase-like 7 — protein: MAHSPPLINPRSGYSPATKTFHSLRPTVPLPPVSLPLSFTSYLVSLLPDRFPSHPAFINASTGLSLSYPDLVSQIHSLASSLHSHLGISKGHVAFILSTSCLEIPILYLSLLSLGAIVTPANPATTPSELSRLIDLAGPTHFFATSSSSSMLPHHVTPVLIDSPLFRSFLESGSGSQLSDPIEIRQSDPAAILFSSGTTGRLKAAAIPHREFIANTAEFHALRSSETETMLLTAPMFHSMGFLMALKGVALVETTVLMGSAPVEKMLEIAAKYKVTRISAAPTIVVALTQSEDTVKFDLSALRQVCCGGAPLVCDAAERFQALFPSVEIAQGYGATEAGLVSRMIGPEECKHWRSVGRLNANMEAKIVDHVTGHPLSLGQHGELWVRGPTIMLGYIGDPEANAVTFDSEGWLKTGDLCYFDEDGFLYIVDRLKEMIKYKAYQVAPAELEQVLHSLPDVVEAAVVPCPDEIAGQIPMAFVVRKPGSKLSGEDVIKFTAQLVAPYKKIRRVAFINSIPKTPSGKIMRRDLANRFFSSSTSKL
- the LOC120261439 gene encoding 4-coumarate--CoA ligase-like 7, with protein sequence MAHPPPSINPRSGYSPATKTFHSLRPPVPLPPVSQPLSFTSYAVSLLPNPFPSYPALIDGSTGVSLSYPDLVSQIHSLASTLHSHLGISKGHVAFILSPSCLEIPILYLSLLSLGAIITPANPAGTPSELSRLIDLAGPTHFFTTSSYSSKLPLHVTPILIDSPLFRSFLESGSGSHLSDPIKIRQSDTAAILFSSGTTGRVKAAALPHREFIAMTEEFRVLGPSERETTLVTAPMFHSMGFFLVLKSMALGETTVFPGNGGPLLPTIAAVAAKYRVTQLSTAPTLVVALTQLEDTMRFELSTLRRVYCGGAPLSQEAAERFQSLFPAVEIIQGYGATEAGLISRMISREECLRRRSVGRLNSNLEAKIVDHVTGEALSVGQHGEFCVRGPTIMLGYIGDPEANAQAFDSEGWLKTGDLCYFDEDGFLYIVDRIKEMIKYKAYQVAPAELEQVLNSSPDILEAAVVPYPDEFAGQIPMAFVVRRPGSNLSEADVMKFVAELVTPYKKIRRVAFVNSIPKTPSGKILKRVLANVASSGSSSKL